The following proteins come from a genomic window of Acidobacteriota bacterium:
- a CDS encoding alkaline phosphatase family protein: MAERAGAASFIRGLLVACGRDLRAGLLFGALLFGGPISLAHLVHNRTDSAVAGIAALLLFALLYGVWAGAAFGGLSLLWRTLAHLRRRPARKPTVLAACLFNLVFLELVLFYGLTYGQVPWFTPAGFWSMALFLAVAAVLAGAAIWIGTWVVAARVARLAGADRLPRLVVALALALLGAHVVLPIAFRLAPQEGAASFDPTALVAGAGPPVALLGFDGVDPDMLQDLIDDGELPNLAEFVREGTSSRLGTISNANSAVIWASIYTGETPKRHGVHDFYRIRFPGSGAGLFPVHRTSFKELIERVAWAPGISRRFVNRLDLASPPIWEIADRAGLPTVVVDGYFYSFPAQRMLEPSSRLLGYGLNDTLAASGGAETTLEWFAQPPDVPGEVLDAAAGRPDLDWQHRAVISLLEHRSAQGEPPPRFLNLYTHEPDTVSHQRWRWAEPELFPFVSRAGIEEHGEAVADVYRRIDDLVGELRRALGPETVFVVASDHGQSPTFVHRLYTQHRHGPDGVLLMYGPGIRRGHRLESSHVLDVFPTVLALLGLPLPEDAEGRVLEGAFEASPEAMSARRVATYRDAWQPVDTVGGTDVERTRQEIERLKAMGYL, encoded by the coding sequence GTGGCCGAACGTGCTGGCGCCGCTTCCTTCATTCGCGGACTGCTGGTCGCCTGCGGCCGCGACCTGAGGGCGGGTCTGCTGTTCGGTGCGCTGCTGTTCGGCGGGCCGATCTCGCTAGCGCACCTGGTGCACAACCGGACGGACAGCGCCGTCGCCGGAATCGCCGCGCTTCTGCTCTTCGCGTTGCTCTACGGCGTCTGGGCGGGCGCCGCCTTCGGCGGCCTGAGCCTGCTTTGGCGAACGCTTGCCCACCTGCGCCGCAGGCCGGCGCGCAAGCCGACCGTGCTCGCCGCCTGCCTGTTCAACCTCGTCTTCCTCGAACTCGTCCTGTTCTACGGCCTGACTTACGGGCAGGTCCCCTGGTTCACGCCCGCCGGCTTCTGGAGCATGGCGCTGTTTCTTGCCGTGGCCGCTGTTCTGGCTGGCGCCGCCATCTGGATCGGCACCTGGGTGGTCGCGGCTCGGGTCGCCCGTCTCGCCGGCGCCGATCGGCTGCCGCGGCTCGTGGTCGCGCTCGCCCTGGCCCTGCTCGGGGCCCACGTCGTGTTGCCGATCGCGTTCCGGCTCGCTCCGCAGGAAGGGGCGGCGTCCTTCGACCCGACGGCGCTGGTCGCCGGCGCCGGACCGCCGGTCGCCCTGCTGGGTTTCGACGGGGTGGACCCCGACATGCTCCAGGATCTGATCGACGACGGCGAGCTGCCGAACCTGGCCGAGTTCGTCCGCGAGGGCACGTCGAGCCGGCTCGGGACGATCAGCAACGCCAACTCCGCGGTGATCTGGGCGTCGATCTACACCGGCGAGACGCCCAAGCGGCACGGCGTTCACGACTTCTACCGGATTCGCTTTCCCGGTTCGGGAGCCGGCCTGTTTCCGGTTCACCGCACCAGCTTCAAGGAGCTGATCGAGCGCGTGGCATGGGCGCCGGGGATCTCGCGGCGCTTCGTCAACCGGCTCGACCTGGCGTCGCCGCCGATCTGGGAGATCGCGGATCGCGCCGGCCTGCCGACGGTCGTCGTCGACGGCTACTTCTACTCGTTTCCTGCCCAGCGGATGCTCGAACCGTCGAGCCGGCTCCTCGGCTACGGCCTGAACGACACCCTGGCGGCTTCCGGCGGCGCGGAGACGACGCTCGAGTGGTTCGCCCAGCCGCCGGATGTGCCCGGGGAGGTCCTGGACGCGGCCGCCGGCCGGCCGGACCTCGACTGGCAGCACCGGGCCGTGATCTCCCTGCTGGAGCACCGCTCCGCGCAGGGCGAGCCGCCGCCGCGCTTCCTCAACCTCTACACCCATGAACCGGACACCGTCTCGCACCAGCGCTGGCGCTGGGCCGAACCGGAGCTGTTCCCGTTCGTCTCCCGGGCCGGCATCGAGGAGCACGGCGAGGCGGTGGCCGATGTCTACCGGCGGATCGACGACCTGGTCGGCGAGTTGCGCCGGGCCCTGGGTCCGGAGACGGTCTTCGTTGTCGCCTCCGACCACGGACAGTCGCCGACCTTCGTCCACCGGCTGTACACCCAGCACCGGCACGGCCCGGACGGCGTCCTGCTGATGTATGGCCCCGGCATCCGGCGCGGCCACCGGCTGGAGAGCAGCCATGTGCTCGATGTCTTTCCGACCGTGCTGGCGCTGCTGGGTCTGCCGCTGCCGGAGGATGCCGAGGGCAGGGTGCTGGAGGGGGCTTTCGAGGCGTCGCCGGAGGCGATGTCGGCGCGCCGCGTGGCGACCTACCGTGACGCATGGCAGCCCGTCGACACGGTGGGCGGCACGGACGTCGAGCGGACGCGGCAGGAGATCGAGCGTTTGAAAGCGATGGGTTACCTGTAG
- a CDS encoding adenylosuccinate synthase, which translates to MANVAVVGMQWGDEGKGKIIDLLCPAFDAVVRFQGGNNAGHTVKFGSGEGDEHFALHLIPSGILHPGMACYLGNGMVIDPDAFLGEVAQLERRGIETAGRLRLSDRAHALTPVHVALDIVREEARGADRIGTTAKGIGPAYESKIGRTGIRLAELVAGGEAMRNRQIVRVADFERPAAEGAELDPEAAAAAFTRWAESLSPYLCDLSVELDDLMRTGGTVLFEGAQGALLDVDHGTYPYVTSSNSTTGGAATGSGVPPTAIDGAIGVVKAYTTRVGEGPMPTELFDDVGSHLRDRGHEFGTTTGRPRRCGWLDLVVLRHASRVNGARCLALTKIDVLDELDELQVCVAYRIGGEVVRNLPAVTDRLEAAEPIYRTFPGWKQDTRGVLDRSDLPQAALDYIDFLEQELEASADLISSGPRREETVVSGGGSLEGWLGERISRVQAAVGE; encoded by the coding sequence ATGGCGAACGTAGCCGTCGTCGGTATGCAGTGGGGCGACGAGGGCAAGGGGAAGATCATCGATCTCCTGTGCCCCGCCTTCGATGCCGTGGTCCGTTTCCAAGGCGGCAACAACGCCGGCCATACGGTCAAGTTCGGCAGTGGCGAGGGTGACGAGCACTTCGCGTTGCACCTGATCCCCTCCGGCATCCTGCACCCGGGGATGGCCTGCTACCTGGGCAACGGCATGGTGATCGACCCGGACGCCTTCCTGGGCGAGGTCGCCCAACTGGAGCGACGAGGCATCGAAACGGCCGGCCGGCTGCGGCTTTCCGACCGGGCGCATGCCCTGACGCCGGTGCACGTGGCGCTCGACATCGTCCGCGAGGAGGCGCGCGGCGCGGACCGCATCGGCACGACCGCCAAGGGCATCGGCCCCGCCTACGAGAGCAAGATCGGTCGCACCGGTATCCGCCTGGCGGAACTCGTCGCCGGCGGCGAGGCGATGAGGAACCGACAGATCGTGCGGGTCGCGGACTTCGAGCGTCCGGCCGCCGAGGGCGCCGAGCTGGACCCCGAAGCCGCCGCGGCCGCCTTCACCCGCTGGGCGGAAAGCCTGTCCCCCTACCTGTGCGACCTGTCGGTCGAGCTGGACGATCTGATGCGGACCGGCGGCACTGTCCTCTTCGAGGGAGCGCAGGGCGCCCTGCTCGACGTCGACCACGGGACCTACCCCTACGTGACGAGCTCCAACTCGACGACCGGTGGCGCCGCGACCGGCAGCGGCGTGCCGCCGACGGCGATCGACGGAGCGATCGGGGTGGTCAAGGCGTACACGACCCGCGTCGGCGAGGGGCCGATGCCGACCGAGTTGTTCGACGACGTGGGGAGCCACCTGCGGGACCGCGGACACGAGTTCGGCACGACGACCGGCCGTCCGAGGCGTTGCGGCTGGCTCGATCTGGTCGTCCTGCGCCACGCGAGCCGGGTCAACGGGGCGCGCTGCCTGGCGCTGACGAAGATCGACGTGCTCGACGAGCTGGACGAACTCCAGGTGTGCGTCGCCTACCGCATCGGCGGCGAAGTCGTGCGCAACCTGCCGGCGGTGACCGACCGGCTGGAAGCCGCCGAGCCGATCTACCGTACGTTCCCCGGCTGGAAGCAGGACACGCGCGGCGTGCTCGACCGGAGCGACCTGCCGCAGGCCGCGCTCGACTACATCGATTTCCTGGAGCAGGAACTCGAGGCCAGCGCGGACCTGATCTCGTCCGGCCCGCGACGGGAGGAAACCGTCGTGAGCGGCGGTGGGAGTCTCGAGGGCTGGCTGGGGGAGCGGATCTCCAGGGTCCAAGCGGCGGTCGGCGAGTAG
- a CDS encoding serine hydrolase: MRIPSMARFILFSTLATAIAPAAGGADDRGALLERIDRLVSDSMEATQTPGISVAVQHRGELILASGYGFADVENQVPATEHTVYRIGSVTKQFTAAAVMKLALQGKVALDDPMTKYFPDYPVGEFHITVGQLLDHTSGIKGYTEMPAFWEQGRLDLSHEQMIELFSTVAYEFEPGDRYQYNNSGYYLAGLLVEKASGKSYAEYLEETFFRPLGMRESHYLYNDPIVPNRAEGYRVEDGVLLNDEPLSMHLPFAAGALGSSALDLVRWIVALGAGDVVGPDGLEAMTTRRRLPRGDEIGYGLGLFVGEMAGRPKIEHGGGINGFLSQLSWYPDDDLIVTVLANCNCAEPGPLEARIARAVLGVAEPDHLAADLAEDELKRYAGIYDFGRSPLPVAVRDGKLLIAGRETVPIGEHRFAGTRDKEQIAIFEVDSGTGLATHLRLERWGQVQRGQRAGTDP; the protein is encoded by the coding sequence ATGCGAATCCCATCGATGGCCCGGTTCATCCTCTTCTCCACGTTGGCCACGGCGATCGCTCCGGCGGCGGGGGGTGCCGACGACCGCGGCGCCCTGCTCGAACGAATCGACCGACTCGTCTCCGACTCCATGGAGGCCACGCAGACGCCCGGCATCTCCGTCGCCGTGCAGCACCGCGGCGAGTTGATCCTGGCCAGCGGCTACGGCTTCGCCGACGTCGAGAACCAGGTGCCGGCAACCGAGCACACCGTCTACCGGATCGGCTCCGTGACCAAGCAGTTCACCGCCGCCGCGGTGATGAAGCTCGCCCTGCAAGGCAAGGTCGCCCTCGACGATCCGATGACGAAGTACTTCCCCGACTACCCGGTCGGCGAGTTCCACATCACGGTAGGCCAGTTGCTCGATCACACGAGCGGCATCAAGGGCTACACCGAGATGCCGGCGTTCTGGGAGCAGGGCCGCCTCGACCTCTCGCACGAGCAGATGATCGAACTGTTCTCGACCGTGGCGTACGAGTTCGAGCCGGGTGACCGCTACCAGTACAACAACTCCGGCTACTACCTGGCGGGCCTGCTGGTCGAGAAGGCGAGCGGCAAGTCGTACGCGGAGTACCTCGAGGAGACCTTCTTCCGGCCGCTCGGCATGCGGGAGTCGCACTACCTCTACAACGACCCGATCGTGCCGAACCGCGCCGAGGGCTACCGGGTCGAGGACGGCGTCCTGCTGAACGACGAGCCGCTCTCCATGCACCTGCCGTTCGCCGCCGGAGCACTGGGCTCCAGCGCCCTCGACCTGGTGCGCTGGATCGTGGCGCTCGGCGCCGGCGACGTGGTCGGACCGGACGGGCTCGAGGCGATGACGACCAGGCGACGGCTGCCCCGCGGCGACGAGATCGGCTACGGCCTCGGCCTGTTCGTCGGCGAGATGGCCGGCCGGCCGAAGATCGAGCATGGCGGCGGCATCAACGGTTTCCTCAGCCAGCTCTCCTGGTATCCGGACGACGACCTGATCGTCACGGTTCTCGCCAACTGCAACTGCGCCGAACCCGGCCCGCTCGAGGCCCGCATCGCGAGGGCCGTGCTCGGAGTGGCGGAGCCAGACCATCTCGCCGCGGACCTGGCCGAAGACGAGTTGAAGCGCTACGCCGGCATCTACGACTTCGGGCGGAGTCCGCTACCCGTCGCGGTGAGGGACGGCAAGCTGCTGATCGCCGGCAGGGAGACCGTGCCGATCGGCGAGCACCGCTTCGCCGGCACCCGGGACAAGGAGCAGATCGCGATCTTCGAGGTCGACTCCGGGACGGGCCTGGCCACGCACCTGCGACTCGAACGCTGGGGCCAGGTGCAGCGCGGCCAACGGGCCGGCACAGACCCGTAG
- a CDS encoding PQQ-binding-like beta-propeller repeat protein, which yields MRSSRRSLALTVPLLAAFLIIACGPTDEDWPVYLGDSGRRHYSPLTEIDRDNVSELEVAWVYDSGEPRGRGATMYTSPLVIDGVLYALSPKLDAFALNAATGEEIWRSDLGLPGNAQRGLMWWEDGSDRRLFFTHGKDLIALSADDGTPVESFGDGGGLDLTPDGDRNGYFFVSVPGVVFEDKLIFGFSTNEDANAFPGSIRAFSAVDGSLVWQFDTIPKPGDFGSETWAEGSLERAGGANVWTGMALDEERGILFAPTGSATPDFYGANRLGDNLFSDALVAVDARTGELMWHFQVVRHDLWDKDNPSPPTLVQLEREGRVIDAVAMTTKTGQLYVFDRETGESMYEIHEIETPIPSTLPGEVTAPTQPMSAVVISRQDFEITNRTPEARAFVEERIKDWDLRPWAPPKVGTVLFMPWYDGGGEWGGSAFDPNTNHLIVNANDVAGILELTEVPVGFSRYGTYALHCGRCHGQKLEGTDMGGPLLGVGDRLSRGEMRRIIREGSGRMEGFAHLNRIELGAIEAYILSPEPEEDEPRGELAYALGGYVYLRDHENLPGNSPPWGTLNSIDLASGEIAWKVPFGDYPTHPGLGFGAVNYGGPVVTASGLIFIAATPDEMFRAYDTQNGEILWEAKLSAAGYSTPAVYSVDGKQYVVIAAGGGRTGGPSGGEYIAFSLPE from the coding sequence ATGCGATCCAGCAGACGTTCTCTGGCCTTGACGGTGCCCCTCCTGGCGGCGTTTCTGATCATCGCCTGCGGTCCCACCGACGAAGACTGGCCCGTCTACCTCGGCGACTCGGGCCGCCGGCACTACAGCCCGCTGACCGAGATCGACCGGGACAACGTGAGCGAGCTCGAAGTGGCCTGGGTGTACGACTCGGGCGAGCCGCGGGGCCGCGGCGCCACGATGTACACGAGCCCGCTGGTCATCGACGGAGTGCTCTACGCGCTGTCGCCGAAGCTCGACGCGTTCGCCCTGAACGCCGCGACGGGCGAGGAGATCTGGCGCTCCGACCTGGGCCTGCCCGGCAATGCCCAACGGGGACTCATGTGGTGGGAAGACGGCTCGGACAGGCGCCTCTTCTTCACCCACGGCAAGGATCTGATCGCACTGAGCGCGGACGACGGCACGCCGGTCGAGAGCTTCGGCGACGGAGGCGGCCTCGACCTGACGCCGGACGGGGACAGAAACGGATACTTCTTCGTTTCCGTTCCGGGAGTCGTGTTCGAGGACAAGCTGATCTTCGGCTTCTCGACCAACGAGGACGCGAACGCCTTCCCCGGGTCGATTCGGGCCTTCAGCGCCGTGGACGGCAGCCTGGTCTGGCAGTTCGACACGATTCCAAAGCCCGGCGACTTCGGTTCCGAGACCTGGGCGGAAGGATCGCTCGAGCGGGCCGGCGGCGCCAACGTCTGGACCGGCATGGCGCTGGATGAAGAACGCGGGATCCTGTTCGCGCCGACCGGTTCGGCGACCCCCGACTTCTACGGCGCGAACCGCCTCGGCGACAACCTGTTCTCGGACGCCCTGGTCGCCGTGGACGCGCGCACCGGCGAACTGATGTGGCACTTCCAGGTCGTCCGCCACGACCTGTGGGACAAGGACAATCCGTCGCCGCCGACCCTGGTCCAGCTCGAGCGCGAGGGCCGGGTGATCGACGCCGTGGCGATGACCACGAAGACGGGGCAGCTCTACGTGTTCGACCGGGAGACCGGCGAGTCGATGTACGAGATCCACGAGATCGAGACGCCGATTCCGAGCACCCTGCCGGGCGAGGTGACGGCGCCGACACAGCCGATGTCCGCCGTCGTCATCAGCCGCCAGGACTTCGAGATCACGAACCGCACTCCGGAGGCGCGCGCGTTCGTCGAGGAGCGGATCAAGGACTGGGACCTGCGGCCCTGGGCGCCGCCGAAGGTCGGCACCGTGCTCTTCATGCCCTGGTACGACGGCGGCGGCGAGTGGGGCGGCTCGGCGTTCGACCCGAACACGAACCACCTGATCGTCAACGCGAACGACGTCGCCGGCATCCTGGAACTGACCGAGGTGCCGGTCGGCTTCAGCCGCTACGGCACCTACGCGCTCCACTGCGGCCGTTGCCACGGGCAGAAGCTCGAAGGCACCGACATGGGCGGCCCCCTGCTCGGCGTCGGCGACCGCCTGTCGCGCGGCGAGATGCGCCGGATCATCCGCGAAGGCAGCGGCCGGATGGAGGGTTTCGCGCACCTCAACCGGATCGAGCTGGGCGCGATCGAGGCCTACATCCTGTCGCCGGAGCCCGAGGAGGACGAGCCAAGAGGGGAGCTCGCCTACGCGCTCGGAGGCTACGTCTACCTTCGCGACCACGAGAACCTGCCCGGCAACTCGCCGCCCTGGGGCACGCTGAACTCGATCGACCTCGCGTCCGGCGAGATCGCCTGGAAGGTGCCCTTCGGCGACTACCCCACCCACCCCGGCCTCGGCTTCGGGGCCGTGAACTACGGCGGGCCGGTCGTGACGGCCTCAGGCCTCATCTTCATCGCCGCGACGCCCGACGAGATGTTCCGCGCCTACGACACGCAGAACGGCGAGATCCTCTGGGAAGCGAAGCTGTCGGCAGCCGGCTACTCGACGCCGGCCGTCTACAGCGTGGACGGCAAGCAGTACGTCGTGATCGCCGCCGGCGGCGGGCGAACCGGCGGGCCGTCCGGGGGCGAGTACATCGCGTTCAGCCTGCCGGAGTAG
- a CDS encoding DUF3604 domain-containing protein encodes MSKPRTTSPHLPHRSRLRAVPVLAAGLSLGVLACTDTSLSIDDYAGTPAPASRTEGYNEHRNVYFGDVHVHTRYSFDAYLLGTEVTPDESYRFARGEAIESSFGNEMKLREPLDFFAVSDHGFFLGMVPQWADPSTRVGQLPGAQAFHGVNEGDNLNPYSVQMRSVLFRERFGRQMRTDGGFLRRQRARMANHPQMQYASFDDGAHRSAWEDSILAAERHNDPGNFTTFIAYEWTSSTPAPESAAYHRNVIFAGSRAPARPFTRIDSHEPEQLWSWMDRLREQGVDSLAIPHNSNQSHGQVFRLKYSDGRAVDQAFAEQRMRNEPLVELTQVKGTSETHPRLSPDDEWANFEILNTRKGRITAHSNPDGSYARQALANGLALEQEGRGNPFKIGFVGSSDTHNGAPSFDESNYFGSAPTSVSPENRGAVPVSRERLDYIAGLPPAARARGTVVDDELGPYFGMRSAQFSASGLAAVWAEENTRDAIFQGMRRKETYATSGTRIRLRFFAGFDYDGLDPANPDLIEQAYAGGVPMGGDLVADGDAAPRFLVWAQQDRLSAPLQRLQVVKGWYDSGYRKEIREQVYDVACSDGGTVDPETHRCPDSGATVDLSDCSFSEDLGAGELAGVWDDPDFDPGTDAVYYVRVLENPTCRWTTWDALRAGVEPRGGVPATIQERAWSSPIWYYAPR; translated from the coding sequence ATGTCGAAGCCTCGAACGACCTCACCTCACCTCCCTCACCGAAGCCGGCTCCGGGCCGTGCCGGTCCTGGCGGCAGGTCTCAGCCTCGGTGTCCTGGCCTGCACCGACACCTCCCTGTCGATCGACGACTACGCCGGGACGCCCGCGCCGGCGTCGCGGACGGAGGGCTACAACGAGCACCGGAACGTCTACTTCGGCGACGTCCACGTCCACACCCGCTACTCCTTCGACGCCTACCTCCTCGGTACCGAGGTGACGCCCGACGAGAGCTACCGGTTCGCCAGGGGCGAGGCGATCGAGAGCTCCTTCGGCAACGAGATGAAGCTCCGCGAGCCCCTCGACTTCTTCGCTGTCTCGGACCACGGGTTCTTTCTCGGCATGGTGCCCCAGTGGGCCGATCCGTCGACCCGCGTGGGCCAGCTTCCCGGCGCGCAGGCGTTCCACGGCGTCAACGAGGGCGACAACCTGAACCCGTACTCGGTGCAGATGCGCTCGGTTCTGTTCCGCGAGCGCTTCGGCCGCCAGATGCGCACCGACGGCGGCTTCCTGCGGCGCCAGCGGGCGCGAATGGCGAATCATCCGCAGATGCAGTACGCGTCCTTCGACGACGGCGCCCACCGCTCGGCCTGGGAGGACTCGATCCTCGCCGCCGAGCGCCACAACGACCCGGGCAACTTCACTACGTTCATCGCCTACGAGTGGACCTCGTCGACGCCGGCGCCGGAGTCGGCGGCGTACCACCGTAACGTCATCTTCGCTGGGTCCAGGGCGCCGGCCCGGCCGTTCACCCGCATCGATTCGCACGAGCCGGAACAGCTCTGGAGCTGGATGGACCGGCTGCGGGAGCAGGGCGTCGACAGCCTGGCGATCCCGCACAACTCCAACCAGTCCCACGGCCAGGTGTTCCGGCTCAAGTACTCCGACGGCCGCGCCGTCGACCAGGCCTTCGCCGAGCAGCGCATGCGGAACGAGCCGCTGGTCGAACTGACCCAGGTCAAGGGCACGTCGGAGACCCACCCCAGGCTCTCGCCGGACGACGAGTGGGCCAACTTCGAGATCCTGAACACCCGCAAAGGCAGGATCACCGCCCATAGCAATCCGGACGGCAGCTACGCGCGGCAGGCCCTGGCCAACGGTCTGGCCCTCGAGCAGGAGGGACGCGGCAACCCGTTCAAGATCGGTTTCGTCGGCTCCAGCGACACGCACAACGGCGCGCCCTCCTTCGACGAGTCGAACTACTTCGGCTCGGCGCCGACCTCGGTAAGCCCCGAGAACCGGGGCGCGGTGCCGGTCTCCCGGGAACGGCTGGACTACATCGCCGGCCTGCCGCCCGCCGCGCGAGCCCGCGGCACCGTCGTCGACGACGAACTCGGTCCCTACTTCGGCATGCGGAGCGCGCAGTTCTCGGCCTCCGGCCTCGCCGCGGTGTGGGCCGAGGAGAACACCCGGGACGCCATCTTCCAGGGGATGCGCCGCAAGGAGACCTACGCCACCTCCGGCACGCGCATCCGGCTCCGCTTCTTCGCCGGATTCGACTACGACGGCCTCGATCCGGCGAACCCGGACCTGATCGAACAGGCCTACGCCGGCGGCGTGCCGATGGGCGGCGACCTGGTCGCCGACGGCGACGCGGCGCCCCGCTTCCTGGTCTGGGCCCAGCAGGACCGACTTAGCGCCCCGCTGCAGCGGCTCCAGGTCGTCAAGGGCTGGTACGACAGCGGCTACCGCAAGGAGATCCGGGAGCAGGTCTACGACGTCGCCTGCTCGGACGGCGGAACGGTCGATCCGGAAACGCACCGCTGTCCCGACAGCGGGGCGACCGTCGATCTCTCCGACTGCTCGTTCAGCGAAGACCTGGGCGCCGGCGAACTGGCAGGGGTGTGGGACGACCCGGACTTCGACCCGGGCACCGACGCGGTCTACTACGTGCGCGTACTCGAGAACCCGACCTGCCGCTGGACCACCTGGGACGCGCTGCGGGCCGGCGTCGAGCCGCGCGGCGGTGTCCCGGCGACGATCCAGGAGCGGGCCTGGTCGTCGCCGATCTGGTACTACGCGCCGCGCTAG
- a CDS encoding sulfatase-like hydrolase/transferase yields the protein MKRLTPFLLTFLLASSAAAEDPPNIVLLFADDLGYGAISAYGGASIPTPHIDSIGEQGVRFVSGYMTAPVCNPSRNGLITGRYQQRWGKELNSQTVPPIGAARGTLGIHHRTIGDALKTAGYTNAAIGKWQLGMRRLLHPLDRGFDYFYGMPSGMNYVDPSWPGAHALEMKPVTRGNPDRIVAMFKGREEDELKEYQTTQLAREGTRFIDRNRDEPFFLYLAFYAPHGPMQVMDEHYQRFPDFDDQYRRVYAGMVSALDDAVGMVLAKLEEHGLADNTLVIFTADNGAMSTADTERVHNSPLIGHKRNLYEGGIRVPFLMRFPGRISAGTVYEHPISSLDLFATSASLAGVPNVESYRLDGVDLIPYLSGETEGTPHEYLFWRSGPNAAVRHGSWKLLMAGDRVRLYDVDEDPGESEDLSADNPEVVAKLKEAFTRWSEEMEDGRVSPPARRVTTDYNGDTIEWHI from the coding sequence ATGAAGAGGCTCACTCCCTTCCTCCTGACCTTCCTGCTGGCGTCGTCGGCCGCTGCCGAGGATCCGCCGAACATCGTCCTCCTGTTCGCCGACGACCTCGGCTACGGCGCGATCTCGGCGTACGGCGGCGCGAGCATCCCGACCCCGCACATCGACTCGATCGGCGAGCAGGGAGTCCGCTTCGTCTCCGGCTACATGACCGCGCCGGTGTGCAACCCGTCGCGCAACGGACTGATCACCGGCCGCTACCAGCAGCGCTGGGGCAAGGAGTTGAACTCGCAAACCGTGCCGCCGATCGGCGCCGCCCGGGGGACGCTCGGCATCCACCACCGCACGATCGGCGACGCGCTGAAGACCGCCGGCTACACGAACGCCGCGATCGGCAAGTGGCAGCTCGGCATGCGGCGGCTCCTGCATCCCCTCGACCGCGGCTTCGACTACTTCTACGGCATGCCGTCCGGCATGAACTACGTCGACCCGAGCTGGCCGGGCGCGCACGCGCTGGAGATGAAGCCGGTGACCCGCGGGAACCCGGACCGCATCGTCGCCATGTTCAAGGGCCGCGAGGAGGACGAGCTGAAGGAGTACCAGACCACCCAACTCGCCCGCGAAGGGACCCGGTTCATCGACCGCAACAGGGACGAACCCTTCTTCCTCTACCTCGCCTTCTACGCACCGCACGGCCCGATGCAGGTGATGGACGAGCACTACCAGCGGTTCCCGGACTTCGACGATCAGTACCGGCGCGTCTACGCGGGCATGGTCAGTGCGCTCGACGATGCCGTCGGCATGGTCTTGGCGAAGCTCGAGGAGCACGGCCTCGCGGACAACACGCTCGTCATCTTCACCGCGGACAACGGCGCGATGAGCACCGCGGACACCGAACGGGTCCACAACAGCCCCCTGATCGGCCACAAGCGGAACCTCTACGAGGGCGGCATCCGGGTGCCCTTCCTGATGCGCTTTCCCGGCCGCATCTCGGCCGGCACCGTCTACGAGCACCCAATCAGCTCGCTCGACCTCTTCGCCACTTCGGCCAGCCTGGCGGGCGTCCCGAACGTCGAGAGCTACCGGCTCGACGGGGTCGACCTGATCCCCTACCTGTCAGGCGAGACGGAGGGCACGCCGCACGAGTACCTGTTCTGGCGCTCCGGGCCCAACGCGGCCGTCCGTCACGGCTCCTGGAAGCTGCTGATGGCCGGCGACCGGGTTCGCCTGTACGACGTCGACGAGGATCCCGGTGAGTCCGAGGACCTGTCCGCCGACAATCCGGAGGTCGTCGCGAAGCTGAAGGAGGCGTTCACCCGCTGGAGCGAGGAGATGGAGGATGGTCGCGTCTCACCGCCGGCCCGGCGAGTGACGACCGACTACAACGGCGACACGATCGAGTGGCACATCTGA